The Thermodesulfobacteriota bacterium genomic interval AGCAACGCTTCTAATGTGTATTTCTTTTTGTGAGACAAGGGCTTTAAAATCAATTTTCCGTCCTCTAATGAGCAGCTTACCCGATCTTTTACACCCAGATGGAGTGATTCTAACACATGCTTTGGAAGTCGAATACCAAGAGAATTCCCCCATTTCCCAATTTGTAACTCAATATTATCTTGCATATTTATGCCTCCTTACATATATAAATATACATTGTATATCCGCAATGGGAGAATGTCAATTTAAAAATTGGTTTACCACCCCACCCAGAATGCCCCGTGCGGAAGCACGGGGATGAATGGGTATATAATTATCAATATC includes:
- a CDS encoding AbrB/MazE/SpoVT family DNA-binding domain-containing protein; amino-acid sequence: MQDNIELQIGKWGNSLGIRLPKHVLESLHLGVKDRVSCSLEDGKLILKPLSHKKKYTLEALLAEVQEPGVEVSWGKPEGGEVW